Proteins from one Paraburkholderia sp. BL10I2N1 genomic window:
- a CDS encoding glycosyltransferase, with protein MLSFALGFLISLLVTLLIVRYAHLHEKFSTDSDLAGVQKFHARPVPRIGGTGILLGLIVSALQLHRAYPAVSGGILGLVACGMPAFASGLIEDVTKRVSPLVRLLCTMAAAALAYFFLNIAVTRISVPPLDFLLSYAVVSFAVTVLAVAALANAINIIDGFNGLASMVAFMMFASMGYVAFQVHDPIVLSASLIMMGAVMGFFIWNFPAGLIFLGDGGAYFIGFMLAELSIMLVMRNRDVSAWYPVLLFMYPIFETCFSIYRKKFIRGMSPGIPDGVHLHMLVYKRLMRWAVGAKTARELTRRNSLTSPYLWLLCLIAVIPATLFWRHTVHLFCFVVVFAATYVWLYASIVRFKSPRWMVVRKGK; from the coding sequence ATGCTCAGTTTTGCGCTCGGCTTTCTCATCTCACTGCTGGTCACGCTGTTGATCGTGCGTTACGCGCATCTGCATGAGAAGTTCTCCACCGACAGCGATCTGGCTGGCGTGCAAAAATTTCACGCGCGCCCGGTGCCGCGGATCGGCGGGACAGGGATTCTGCTTGGCCTGATCGTGTCGGCGCTGCAGCTGCATCGGGCCTATCCGGCTGTGTCCGGCGGGATTCTGGGGCTCGTCGCGTGCGGCATGCCAGCGTTCGCTTCCGGCCTGATCGAGGACGTGACGAAGCGTGTGTCGCCTTTGGTTCGCCTGCTCTGTACGATGGCCGCCGCGGCGCTTGCCTACTTTTTTCTGAATATCGCCGTGACGCGCATCAGCGTGCCGCCGCTGGACTTCCTGCTCTCCTATGCAGTGGTTTCGTTTGCGGTCACGGTGCTCGCGGTTGCGGCTCTGGCGAATGCGATCAATATCATCGACGGCTTTAACGGCCTGGCTTCGATGGTCGCGTTCATGATGTTCGCGTCGATGGGTTACGTCGCGTTCCAGGTGCATGACCCGATCGTGTTGTCGGCGTCGCTCATCATGATGGGCGCGGTGATGGGGTTCTTTATCTGGAATTTCCCGGCGGGATTGATTTTTCTTGGGGACGGTGGAGCTTATTTTATTGGCTTCATGCTCGCCGAGCTGTCGATCATGCTCGTGATGCGTAATCGTGATGTGTCGGCGTGGTATCCGGTGCTGCTGTTCATGTATCCGATCTTCGAGACGTGCTTTTCGATTTATCGGAAGAAGTTCATTCGCGGGATGTCACCGGGGATTCCAGATGGCGTGCATCTGCATATGCTGGTTTATAAGCGGTTGATGCGGTGGGCTGTGGGTGCGAAGACCGCGAGGGAACTGACGCGGCGCAATTCGTTGACTTCGCCGTACCTGTGGCTGCTGTGTCTGATCGCTGTTATTCCAGCTACCTTGTTCTGGCGGCATACGGTGCATCTGTTTTGTTTTGTGGTTGTGTTTGCGGCTACGTATGTCTGGCTTTATGCAAGCATTGTGCGGTTCAAGTCGCCGCGGTGGATGGTGGTGAGGAAGGGAAAGTAA
- a CDS encoding nucleoside-diphosphate sugar epimerase/dehydratase — translation MFRNKATWLSFSAFLFDLCAGATVWLAAYIIRFNGDVPVEFWHGALNSLIWVLPVYGAMFRIFGLYRGMWVFASLPDLMRISKAVASGALVTMIVAVMVQPDPVVPRSVLLVSPLLLFLAMGGSRALYRAAKEFYLYGGLVAQGKPVIVLGAGTAGASLARELSRSSEWRLIGLLDDDVAKHGREIYGYKVLGSISELQQIAESLKTEYAIIAIPSASVEAQRRVATICVRAGVRAMVLPALTTLTQGQAFLSRVRQIDLEDLLGRDAVKIDMPHVEALLRGRVVMVTGAGGSIGSELCRQILRFEPAQLIAFDMSEFATYRLTEELHDRFPGLSVIPVIGDAKDSLLLDQVLSRYTPHIVFHAAAYKHVPLMEVQNAWQAVRNNVLGTYRVARAAIRHDVKHFVLISTDKAVNPTNVMGASKRLAEMACQALQQTSERTQFETVRFGNVLGSAGSVIPKFQQQIAKGGPVTVTHPAITRFFMTIPEASQLVLQASSMGRGGEIFILDMGEPVKIVDLARDLIRLYGFTEEQIRIVFTGLRPGEKLYEELLADDETTTRTPHPKLRIAQARGVPDNLLDELLPWLMQHRVLSDDEVRRDLRRWVAEYQPTLAGPLRSVPQPLVAGASQSE, via the coding sequence ATGTTCAGAAACAAGGCCACCTGGCTATCCTTCAGCGCTTTCCTTTTCGACTTGTGTGCTGGGGCGACCGTATGGCTCGCCGCGTACATCATTCGCTTCAATGGCGACGTGCCGGTGGAGTTTTGGCATGGCGCGCTGAACTCGCTTATCTGGGTGCTCCCGGTCTACGGGGCGATGTTCCGCATTTTCGGCCTGTACCGGGGCATGTGGGTATTCGCCAGCTTGCCCGACCTGATGCGTATATCGAAGGCTGTCGCGTCCGGAGCACTTGTTACCATGATTGTCGCGGTAATGGTGCAACCCGACCCTGTTGTTCCGCGTTCGGTCCTGCTTGTCTCGCCGTTGCTCCTGTTTCTTGCAATGGGGGGCTCACGCGCACTCTACCGTGCAGCCAAGGAGTTTTATCTCTATGGCGGGCTCGTCGCGCAGGGCAAGCCTGTCATCGTGCTTGGCGCGGGCACAGCAGGCGCGAGTCTCGCTCGCGAACTTTCGCGCTCGAGCGAATGGCGTCTGATTGGCCTGCTTGATGATGACGTCGCCAAGCACGGGCGCGAGATATACGGCTACAAGGTTCTCGGTTCCATCAGCGAGTTGCAGCAGATCGCGGAATCGCTAAAGACGGAGTACGCGATTATTGCGATTCCATCGGCATCGGTGGAAGCGCAGCGGCGGGTGGCGACGATATGCGTTCGTGCAGGCGTGCGGGCGATGGTGCTGCCAGCGCTCACCACACTCACGCAGGGTCAGGCATTCCTTTCCCGAGTACGTCAAATCGATCTGGAGGATTTGCTGGGCCGGGATGCGGTAAAGATCGATATGCCGCACGTCGAGGCACTGCTGCGTGGCCGGGTGGTGATGGTGACAGGGGCGGGCGGTTCGATCGGTTCGGAGTTGTGCCGTCAGATCCTGCGCTTCGAACCCGCGCAGCTGATTGCCTTCGATATGTCTGAATTCGCGACGTACCGGCTCACGGAAGAACTGCACGATCGCTTCCCGGGGTTATCGGTGATTCCGGTGATTGGCGATGCGAAAGATTCACTGCTGCTAGATCAGGTGTTGTCGCGCTATACGCCGCACATCGTGTTCCACGCGGCGGCATATAAACATGTGCCATTGATGGAAGTGCAGAACGCCTGGCAGGCAGTACGCAATAACGTGCTCGGAACCTATCGCGTAGCCCGGGCGGCGATACGGCACGACGTGAAGCACTTTGTGCTGATTTCGACGGATAAGGCGGTCAATCCGACCAACGTGATGGGCGCGAGCAAGCGGCTCGCCGAAATGGCGTGTCAGGCGTTGCAGCAGACGAGCGAGCGCACGCAGTTCGAGACGGTGCGGTTCGGCAATGTGCTCGGTAGCGCGGGTAGCGTGATTCCGAAGTTTCAGCAGCAGATTGCAAAGGGCGGTCCGGTCACCGTCACTCATCCGGCAATCACCCGTTTCTTCATGACGATTCCAGAGGCTTCGCAGCTCGTCCTGCAGGCATCGAGCATGGGGCGTGGCGGCGAGATCTTCATTCTGGATATGGGCGAGCCCGTGAAGATCGTCGATCTGGCGAGAGACCTGATCCGCCTCTACGGATTCACCGAGGAGCAGATCCGGATCGTGTTCACTGGCCTGCGCCCTGGCGAGAAGCTATACGAAGAACTGCTGGCCGACGACGAGACAACCACGCGTACGCCACACCCCAAGCTGCGAATCGCTCAGGCGCGTGGCGTGCCGGATAACCTGCTCGACGAGCTTCTGCCGTGGTTGATGCAGCATCGTGTGCTGTCGGATGACGAAGTGCGGCGCGACCTGAGGCGCTGGGTGGCCGAATACCAACCTACGTTGGCGGGGCCGCTGCGTAGCGTGCCACAACCCCTGGTTGCCGGTGCTTCGCAGTCGGAATAA
- a CDS encoding glycosyltransferase family 4 protein: MVTQAFTTSPWVAPALVALGAACACGAILLVLLRTGLAWRLATDIPNDRSLHDRPTPRVGGWGIVPVSVATMLLIAPSLWCAAAAAAFLAAVSQIDDRRGLPARVRFAAHLIAVVGIVVLYPAPLPWWLLGALSFLMIWLVNLYNFMDGADGLAGGMALFGFTGYAVAALVGAYPLPELALASAAIAGAALGFLLFNFHPARIFLGDAGSISLGFLAGALGYWGWLRGTWPIWFPALVFAPFITDASITLARRLLRGERFWQPHREHYYQRMVRSGMGHAGTAGAWYAVMATGIILAVCLLGRPQAFQWCAVATWVVVLCLLGVVVDLRWRRFQSTLSKQSEV, from the coding sequence ATGGTCACGCAAGCTTTTACGACTTCGCCCTGGGTTGCTCCAGCGCTGGTTGCTCTGGGGGCCGCGTGCGCGTGCGGCGCGATCCTGCTGGTTTTGCTGAGGACCGGCCTGGCATGGCGCCTCGCCACCGATATCCCGAACGACCGTTCGCTGCATGATCGTCCTACGCCGCGGGTTGGGGGCTGGGGCATCGTGCCGGTCTCGGTCGCGACGATGCTGCTGATTGCACCGAGCCTATGGTGCGCTGCCGCGGCCGCGGCTTTCCTGGCTGCCGTCTCCCAGATTGACGATCGCCGCGGCCTTCCCGCACGAGTCAGGTTCGCCGCTCACCTCATTGCGGTCGTGGGAATCGTGGTGCTCTATCCGGCGCCGCTGCCGTGGTGGTTGCTCGGTGCCTTGTCATTTTTGATGATCTGGCTGGTAAACCTTTACAATTTTATGGACGGGGCGGACGGGTTGGCAGGTGGCATGGCGCTGTTTGGCTTCACCGGCTATGCAGTCGCCGCGCTGGTTGGTGCCTACCCTTTGCCCGAACTGGCATTGGCATCCGCAGCCATAGCCGGCGCGGCGCTAGGATTCCTCCTGTTCAATTTTCATCCGGCGCGGATTTTCCTCGGGGATGCCGGATCAATCTCGTTGGGCTTTCTCGCCGGCGCCTTGGGCTATTGGGGCTGGCTCCGCGGGACCTGGCCGATCTGGTTCCCGGCACTGGTGTTCGCCCCATTTATCACCGATGCTTCCATTACGCTGGCGCGGCGCCTGTTGCGTGGAGAAAGATTTTGGCAACCCCACCGCGAGCACTACTATCAGCGTATGGTGCGCTCGGGCATGGGGCACGCCGGAACCGCCGGTGCATGGTATGCGGTGATGGCAACAGGCATAATACTTGCCGTTTGCCTGCTTGGTCGTCCTCAGGCGTTCCAGTGGTGCGCTGTTGCTACGTGGGTCGTCGTTCTATGTTTGCTGGGCGTGGTAGTGGATCTGCGCTGGCGTCGTTTCCAGTCAACACTGTCCAAACAATCCGAGGTATGA
- a CDS encoding SDR family oxidoreductase: protein MSRIVVTGANGFVGRALCRALVEGGHNVTGLVRHAGGCVSGVHEWIDASKDFTGLASAWPQGLNPECVVHLAARVHVLRDDATDPDAAFRATNIEGALRVAEAAVRNRARRFVFVSSIKAVAEADSGRALREDDPPAPQDAYGRSKFAAEEALVRYGDETGLDVVIVRPPLVYGPEVRANFLRLLDGVWKGVPLPLGLVGARRSLVYAGNLADALMRCATDPRAARTCFHVADGDDLTVADLARALGEHLQKPARLLPVPVSWLRAAGRLTGRSSHVDRLIGSLQVDTSRIRTVLGWQPPFSIDEGLAATARWYRSTH from the coding sequence ATGAGTCGGATCGTCGTGACCGGCGCAAACGGCTTTGTCGGGCGCGCGCTGTGCCGGGCACTCGTGGAGGGCGGCCACAACGTCACGGGCCTCGTACGGCATGCGGGTGGCTGTGTGAGCGGCGTGCATGAATGGATCGACGCCAGCAAGGATTTCACGGGTCTTGCAAGTGCGTGGCCTCAGGGGCTGAATCCGGAGTGTGTCGTGCATCTGGCAGCGCGCGTTCATGTGCTGCGCGACGATGCGACCGATCCCGATGCTGCGTTCCGCGCGACCAATATCGAAGGCGCGTTGCGGGTCGCCGAGGCGGCCGTTCGTAACCGCGCGCGGCGCTTCGTTTTCGTCAGCAGCATCAAGGCGGTGGCCGAAGCCGATTCGGGGCGAGCGCTGCGCGAGGACGATCCGCCGGCGCCGCAGGACGCTTACGGCCGTTCGAAATTCGCAGCGGAAGAAGCGCTGGTTCGCTACGGCGACGAGACTGGGCTTGACGTTGTGATCGTTCGTCCGCCGCTGGTATATGGCCCGGAGGTCCGCGCCAATTTTCTGCGCCTGCTGGACGGCGTATGGAAGGGCGTGCCCCTGCCGCTTGGCCTGGTCGGCGCAAGGCGCAGCCTTGTGTATGCCGGCAACCTGGCGGACGCGCTGATGCGCTGCGCGACCGACCCACGTGCCGCCCGCACATGTTTTCACGTTGCCGACGGCGACGATCTAACGGTTGCCGATCTGGCGCGCGCGCTCGGCGAACATCTGCAGAAGCCGGCGCGCCTGCTGCCCGTGCCGGTGAGCTGGCTGCGGGCTGCCGGCCGGTTGACCGGTCGTTCGTCGCACGTCGATCGTTTGATCGGTAGTTTGCAGGTCGACACAAGCCGGATTCGCACCGTGCTGGGCTGGCAGCCGCCGTTTTCCATCGACGAAGGGTTAGCTGCGACTGCCCGCTGGTACCGATCGACGCATTGA
- a CDS encoding glycosyltransferase family 2 protein — translation MNATSAPRSESEGLSVSVVVYRPELAQLANTFASLGAACETLRTKRPGLPIEVYLIDNGGLPDVLAALDELRAHDVAWTTLTGHGNVGYGRGHNLAIEQAAGRYHLVLNPDIDLDRDALVRALDFFDANPDAGLLTPWIGDEEGRQQYLCRRYPTLLDLLVRGFLPTGARRLFARRLARYEMRDLINERDIVWDPPIVSGCFMLFRTNVLKKLAGFDARYFLYFEDYDLSLRAHDVARVVYTPAVRVLHHGGGAARKGSAHIRMFAASAYKFFSRFGWKWL, via the coding sequence ATGAATGCTACAAGCGCGCCGCGTTCCGAATCCGAGGGTTTGTCGGTCTCTGTCGTTGTTTATCGGCCGGAGCTTGCGCAGCTGGCGAACACGTTTGCCAGCCTCGGCGCCGCGTGTGAGACGTTGCGCACCAAAAGGCCCGGTCTGCCGATCGAAGTCTACCTCATCGACAACGGTGGCTTGCCGGACGTGCTTGCAGCGCTCGACGAACTGCGCGCCCACGACGTCGCCTGGACGACCCTGACCGGCCACGGCAACGTTGGCTATGGCCGGGGCCACAATCTGGCCATCGAACAGGCGGCGGGTCGTTATCACCTGGTGCTGAACCCGGATATCGACCTTGATCGCGACGCGCTGGTCCGGGCACTCGATTTTTTCGACGCCAATCCGGATGCAGGCTTGTTGACGCCGTGGATCGGAGACGAGGAGGGGCGCCAGCAGTACCTCTGTCGCCGTTATCCGACGTTGCTGGACCTCCTGGTGCGGGGTTTCCTGCCGACTGGTGCGCGCCGACTGTTTGCGCGCCGTCTCGCGCGCTACGAGATGCGCGACCTGATCAACGAGCGGGATATCGTGTGGGACCCACCGATAGTCAGCGGCTGTTTCATGCTGTTTCGAACCAACGTGCTCAAAAAACTCGCAGGCTTCGACGCGCGCTATTTTCTGTACTTCGAAGACTACGATTTGAGTTTGCGGGCCCATGACGTCGCCCGCGTCGTCTACACGCCAGCCGTCCGCGTGTTGCACCACGGCGGCGGCGCCGCGCGCAAAGGCTCGGCGCATATCCGGATGTTTGCGGCTTCGGCGTACAAGTTCTTTAGCCGCTTTGGCTGGAAGTGGCTATGA
- a CDS encoding UbiA family prenyltransferase: MRSKPLVVDLDGTLIRSDVLIESGFAYLKAAPHRFYEPLLWLARSGKSGLKARLADATNVDVTVLPYDATVLEWLKTERNAGRTLVLATASHERYAQAISAHLGLFDKTFATNDSVNLSAHNKRDLLVAEYGEKGFDYAGNSHEDIAVWQSADRAYVVNPSNSVERAARKIGNVERVIESRPPSARIWAKSLRLHQWLKNLLIFVPLLAGHKLSSPELTLAALVAFLTFGLCASSVYLLNDLLDIEDDRHHPVKRKRPLASGALPLTWGLGLFPVLLAGSFATAWILLPWQFSVVLLGYYALTLAYSMFLKRQVMVDVVVLAMLYTIRIIAGTAAVGAQLTFWLLAFSMFIFLSLALVKRYAELHSMKERGLVKTRGRGYVASDLSLISSLGTASGYLAVLVLALYIQDAKTAGLYRHPQVIWVACPLLLYWISRTWIIAHRGLMHDDPIVFAARDRVSLAVVLLCGLVFWAAI; encoded by the coding sequence ATGCGCAGCAAACCACTCGTTGTCGATCTGGATGGCACCTTGATTCGCTCGGACGTCCTGATCGAGTCGGGATTTGCCTATTTGAAGGCCGCCCCGCACCGCTTCTATGAGCCGTTGCTATGGCTCGCGCGCAGCGGCAAGTCCGGATTGAAAGCGCGCCTTGCCGACGCAACGAACGTGGACGTCACCGTTCTGCCCTACGACGCCACTGTGCTCGAATGGTTGAAGACAGAGCGTAACGCAGGCCGCACGCTGGTACTGGCCACCGCCAGCCACGAGCGTTACGCACAAGCGATCTCCGCCCATCTCGGCCTGTTCGACAAGACATTCGCCACCAACGACAGCGTCAATCTGTCCGCCCATAACAAGCGCGATTTACTGGTCGCCGAGTATGGCGAAAAGGGCTTCGACTACGCCGGCAATTCGCATGAGGACATTGCAGTCTGGCAATCCGCCGACCGTGCGTACGTGGTCAATCCGTCCAATAGCGTGGAACGCGCTGCCCGCAAGATCGGTAATGTGGAGCGCGTGATTGAATCACGGCCACCCTCCGCGAGGATCTGGGCCAAATCGTTACGCCTGCATCAATGGCTGAAGAATCTGCTGATCTTCGTGCCGTTGCTGGCGGGACACAAGCTGTCGTCCCCCGAACTCACCCTTGCCGCCCTCGTGGCGTTTCTCACGTTCGGCTTGTGCGCATCGAGTGTTTATCTGCTCAACGACCTGCTCGATATCGAAGACGACCGCCATCACCCCGTCAAACGCAAACGTCCGCTTGCTTCCGGCGCGCTACCACTCACCTGGGGACTAGGCCTGTTCCCTGTCTTACTGGCCGGATCGTTCGCCACGGCGTGGATCCTCCTGCCCTGGCAATTCTCCGTGGTGCTGCTCGGCTATTACGCATTGACACTGGCGTACTCGATGTTTCTCAAGCGCCAGGTGATGGTCGACGTGGTCGTGCTGGCCATGCTCTACACGATCCGTATCATCGCCGGCACGGCCGCGGTAGGCGCACAACTGACGTTCTGGCTGCTCGCTTTCTCGATGTTCATTTTCCTGAGCCTTGCGCTTGTCAAGAGATACGCGGAATTGCATTCGATGAAGGAACGCGGGCTCGTCAAGACGCGCGGACGCGGTTATGTCGCCAGCGACCTGTCACTCATCTCATCACTTGGGACAGCGTCCGGCTATCTGGCCGTGCTCGTGCTTGCGCTCTACATCCAGGACGCGAAGACCGCTGGCCTGTACCGCCATCCTCAGGTTATCTGGGTCGCTTGTCCGCTGCTGCTCTACTGGATCAGCCGCACCTGGATCATTGCGCACCGTGGCCTGATGCACGACGACCCAATCGTCTTCGCCGCACGCGATCGCGTCAGCCTCGCTGTCGTCCTGCTTTGCGGCCTGGTCTTCTGGGCGGCCATCTAG
- a CDS encoding FAD-binding oxidoreductase produces MNTVLSWGRYPYSPQEVHAIAWRDAARAAWLDASREHGTTLAFGNGRSYGDSCLAASGHVVQTLPLDRLITADWQTGVLRAEPGVTLEQVLDVAIPRGWILPVTPGTKYATLGGAIANDVHGKNHHVRGTFGRHVRRFALMRSDGTQFECTPDEQPEFFAATIGGLGLTGLILWAEIQLMPIRSSMIDTTSIRFANLDEFFSLSERLDPLHEYSVAWVDCQSRGSALGRGIFMVGDHATEGPLEVASRKKRTVPFTLPVPVFNRVTLRAFNELYYQKQQRDEVRATVSYDSYFYPLDSLLEWNRIYGRAGFQQYQCVVPPVAARDATRAILDTIAQSGTGSFLAVLKRCGDLRSPGLLSFPLEGTSLALDFPQRDALNTRLFAQLDAIVREAGGRIYPAKDAHMPGTDFRAAYPQWQQLEALRDPALLSRFWERTTRT; encoded by the coding sequence ATGAACACTGTGCTGTCATGGGGACGCTACCCGTATTCGCCGCAGGAAGTGCATGCCATCGCATGGCGTGACGCCGCGCGCGCCGCGTGGCTGGACGCGAGCCGCGAGCACGGCACCACCCTCGCCTTCGGCAATGGCCGCAGCTACGGCGACAGTTGCCTCGCCGCATCGGGCCATGTCGTACAGACGCTGCCGCTCGACCGCCTGATTACCGCAGATTGGCAAACCGGTGTTCTACGCGCGGAACCGGGCGTCACGCTCGAGCAAGTTCTCGACGTCGCCATTCCCCGCGGCTGGATTCTGCCGGTGACGCCCGGCACCAAGTACGCGACCTTGGGCGGAGCGATTGCCAACGATGTGCACGGCAAGAATCACCATGTGCGCGGCACCTTCGGCCGGCACGTGCGTCGCTTCGCGCTCATGCGCAGCGACGGCACGCAGTTCGAATGCACGCCCGACGAACAGCCTGAGTTCTTTGCCGCCACGATTGGCGGACTCGGGCTCACCGGACTCATTCTGTGGGCGGAAATCCAGTTGATGCCGATCCGCTCGAGCATGATCGACACGACGAGCATCCGCTTCGCCAATCTCGACGAATTCTTTTCGTTGTCGGAACGGCTCGACCCGCTGCACGAATACAGCGTGGCCTGGGTGGATTGCCAGAGCCGGGGCTCAGCGCTCGGACGCGGCATTTTCATGGTCGGCGATCACGCTACCGAAGGACCACTCGAAGTCGCGAGCCGAAAGAAGCGCACCGTGCCGTTTACGCTACCGGTCCCGGTGTTCAACCGCGTGACGTTACGCGCCTTCAACGAGCTTTACTATCAGAAGCAGCAACGCGACGAAGTACGCGCGACGGTCAGCTATGACTCTTACTTCTATCCGCTCGACAGCCTGCTGGAATGGAACCGCATCTATGGCCGCGCAGGCTTTCAGCAGTACCAGTGTGTGGTTCCGCCTGTCGCCGCACGCGATGCGACCCGCGCAATTCTCGATACCATCGCGCAAAGCGGCACCGGCTCGTTCCTCGCCGTACTGAAGCGGTGCGGCGATTTGCGCTCACCCGGTCTGCTGTCATTTCCTCTCGAAGGCACATCGCTGGCGCTCGATTTCCCACAACGCGACGCGTTGAACACACGGCTCTTCGCTCAACTCGACGCGATCGTGCGTGAAGCGGGCGGCCGCATCTATCCGGCTAAGGACGCGCATATGCCCGGCACCGACTTTCGCGCCGCTTACCCCCAATGGCAGCAACTCGAAGCGCTACGCGACCCTGCCTTGCTTTCGCGCTTCTGGGAACGGACCACTCGAACATGA
- a CDS encoding SDR family oxidoreductase → MKNVLIVGATSAIAIACARQWAKEGARFFLVARNRERLKQVADDLTARGAQFAACHQLDIDSLERHSGMLERCTSELGALDIVLVAPGTLPDQAACQADPAVAVREFNTNAVSVIALLTPIANVLEAQKRGTLAVISSVAGDRGRPSNYLYGSAKAALSAFCEGLNARLFKASVHVLTIKPGFVATPMTAGLPLPGPLVATPEQVASDIVRAIEKRKDVLYTRWFWAIIMLIIRSVPRFVFKRASL, encoded by the coding sequence ATGAAAAACGTTCTTATCGTCGGCGCCACATCGGCGATCGCTATCGCCTGCGCTCGCCAGTGGGCTAAAGAAGGCGCACGCTTCTTCCTGGTTGCCCGCAATCGCGAGCGTCTCAAGCAGGTAGCAGACGATCTTACCGCGCGTGGCGCGCAGTTCGCTGCGTGCCATCAACTCGATATCGATAGTCTGGAAAGGCATTCTGGCATGCTCGAGCGTTGCACGAGCGAACTCGGTGCGCTCGATATCGTGCTGGTGGCGCCGGGCACATTGCCGGACCAGGCGGCCTGCCAAGCCGATCCCGCAGTGGCCGTGCGCGAATTCAATACCAACGCTGTCTCCGTGATTGCGTTGCTGACGCCGATTGCCAACGTCCTCGAAGCACAAAAGCGCGGCACGCTGGCGGTGATCTCGTCGGTCGCGGGCGATCGCGGGCGGCCGTCGAACTATCTGTACGGTAGCGCGAAGGCTGCGCTTTCGGCGTTCTGCGAAGGCCTGAATGCGCGGCTATTCAAGGCCAGCGTGCATGTGCTGACGATCAAGCCGGGTTTCGTCGCCACGCCGATGACCGCTGGACTGCCGTTGCCCGGACCGCTTGTGGCAACGCCTGAGCAGGTGGCAAGCGATATCGTGCGCGCGATCGAGAAGCGGAAGGACGTGCTTTATACGCGGTGGTTCTGGGCGATCATTATGTTGATCATTCGGTCGGTGCCGCGGTTTGTGTTTAAGCGCGCATCGCTTTAA
- a CDS encoding NAD-dependent epimerase/dehydratase family protein, giving the protein MNQTRILLPGGAGLVGQNLVARLKARGYTNIVVLDKHKTNLEVLRKVHPDVKAVFADLAEPGDWAKYFEGADLVVMLQAQIGAPTLEPFIRNNITATHHVLDVIKRYQIPYTVHISSSVVNSVGEDFYTDTKREQEEIVLASGIECVVLRPTLMFGWFDRKHLGWLSRFMHRVPVFPIPGSGRYMRQPLYVGDFCNVIISCIESRVKGEAFNITGLERVDYIDIIRQIKRATNARCAIVRIPYGLFYVLLKVYALFSKNPPFTADQLEALTAGDEFEVIDWEGIFNIRATPFAKAMDETFNDPTYSHIALEF; this is encoded by the coding sequence ATGAATCAAACCCGCATCCTTCTTCCTGGCGGCGCCGGCCTCGTCGGCCAGAACCTAGTCGCGCGACTGAAAGCTCGCGGGTACACCAATATCGTCGTGCTAGACAAGCACAAGACCAATCTAGAGGTCCTGCGCAAAGTCCATCCTGACGTGAAAGCAGTCTTTGCCGATCTCGCTGAACCCGGCGACTGGGCAAAATACTTCGAAGGCGCAGACCTCGTCGTCATGCTGCAGGCGCAAATTGGCGCGCCAACGCTGGAGCCGTTCATCCGCAACAACATCACGGCGACGCACCACGTGCTCGACGTGATCAAGCGCTATCAGATTCCCTACACCGTGCACATCAGTTCATCGGTCGTGAACTCGGTCGGCGAGGATTTCTATACTGATACGAAGCGCGAACAGGAAGAGATCGTGCTCGCCTCCGGCATTGAATGTGTTGTGTTGCGGCCCACGCTGATGTTCGGCTGGTTCGACCGCAAGCACCTGGGCTGGCTTTCGCGCTTCATGCATCGCGTGCCCGTGTTCCCCATTCCCGGCAGCGGGCGCTACATGCGCCAGCCGCTGTATGTCGGCGACTTCTGTAATGTGATCATCAGTTGCATTGAGTCGCGCGTCAAAGGCGAGGCGTTCAACATTACCGGGCTCGAGCGCGTCGACTATATCGACATTATCCGGCAGATCAAACGCGCCACGAATGCCCGCTGCGCGATCGTGCGAATTCCGTATGGCCTCTTCTATGTGCTGTTGAAGGTCTATGCGCTCTTCAGCAAGAATCCGCCCTTCACTGCCGACCAGCTCGAAGCACTGACGGCCGGCGACGAATTTGAAGTGATCGACTGGGAAGGTATTTTCAACATCCGTGCGACGCCGTTCGCGAAGGCCATGGACGAGACTTTCAACGATCCGACGTATAGCCACATCGCACTTGAATTCTGA